One segment of Podospora pseudopauciseta strain CBS 411.78 chromosome 5 map unlocalized CBS411.78m_5.2, whole genome shotgun sequence DNA contains the following:
- a CDS encoding uncharacterized protein (EggNog:ENOG503P1P8; COG:S), which translates to MAGVVAAAIAAEQVIMTGVEAAAAVAIAAPTAPLKVSLVQLDKPEGDDGNIARSNHSLTVIDDKAYLFGGIDASGHLCSPTVHAISLPQEKSQADPLTSKSTSLADYPAFPTKDISTGELNVPSARKNHAACARGNRYVLIHGGEDASGNPIDEGNVIWEWDSETLAWTKLRGATQLYKNMAPRSGHSLFIDDKQGFLISVGGSNDETKREVWFYDLNQAVWTTLPDLPSSVQLLDARAYAGNTLYVLAKSPSDPNTVELLSLYLYNNATDREKPLPWETHSFTAPSPRPQPRVGGALVPITTGYGREYLVYMFGLPVDESLAFQGDIWTLQLPSRGVTGAKVKDYVREKLPKMSSGELTWAEVDLVAMEQMESQGKVHPGPRGRFGFGACSGGRGVVIWGGENAKGEREEDGWILRGAGGYEDYDRRE; encoded by the coding sequence ATGGCCGGCGTCGTAGCAGCAGCCATCGCGGCTGAGCAAGTCATCATGACAGGCGTCgaagccgcagcagcagtcgCCATCGCAGCTCCTACCGCCCCCCTCAAAGTATCCCTCGTCCAGCTTGACAAGCCCGAAGGCGATGACGGCAACATAGCTCGCTCCAATCATTCTCTTACAGTCATCGACGACAAAGCCTACCTCTTCGGTGGCATCGATGCCTCCGGCCACCTCTGCTCTCCCACAGTGCACGCCATCTCCCTTCCCCAAGAAAAATCCCAAGCCGACCCCTTGACTTCCAAATCCACCTCCCTAGCAGACTATCCCGCTTTCCCAACAAAGGACATCTCCACAGGGGAACTCAACGTCCCCTCCGCACGCAAAAACCACGCCGCCTGCGCCAGGGGCAACCGCTACGTCTTGATCCACGGAGGTGAAGACGCCTCTGGAAATCCCATTGACGAAGGGAACGTCATCTGGGAGTGGGATTCGGAGACCCTGGCATGGACAAAACTCCGGGGTGCAACTCAGCTATACAAGAACATGGCTCCTCGCTCTGGTCACTCCCTGTTCATCGACGACAAGCAAGGTTTTCTCATCTCCGTCGGCGGTAGCAACGACGAAACGAAACGCGAGGTTTGGTTTTACGACCTGAACCAGGCAGTCTGGACGACACTGCCTGACCTTCCTTCTTCGGTCCAGCTGCTAGACGCGAGAGCCTACGCAGGGAACACGCTTTACGTCCTGGCTAAATCCCCCTCTGACCCCAACACAGTGGAGTTGCTGTCATTGTATCTCTACAACAACGCCACAGACAGGGAAAAACCCCTCCCCTGGGAAACGCATTCATTcaccgctccctctccccgccCACAGCCACGGGTTGGTGGTGCGCTGGTTCCGATAACGACCGGTTATGGGAGGGAGTATCTTGTCTATATGTTCGGCCTTCCTGTCGATGAATCACTGGCTTTCCAAGGGGATATCTGGACGTTGCAGCTCCCATCAAGGGGGGTCACGGGGGCAAAGGTGAAGGATTATGTGAGGGAGAAGCTTCCAAAGATGAGCAGTGGGGAACTGACGTGGGCGGAGGTGGATTTGGTGGCTATGGAGCAGATGGAGAGTCAGGGGAAGGTGCACCCAGGACcgagggggaggtttgggtttggggcgTGTtcaggggggaggggggtggtgatttGGGGTGGGGAGAATGCtaagggggagagggaggaggatgggtggattttgaggggggcgggggggtaTGAGGATTATGATCGGAGGGAGTAA